The DNA region GCGCGGCCGCTTGCGCAACGCTGATCGCGTCAACGGCCTGCTCATCAACGGACGACCCAGCGTCGGTGGTGGTTCCGTCCCCGGCCGCGAAGGCGGCGGGGCTCTGCCGGGATCTGCACGCGCAGCTCCCGAAGAAAGTCGACGGTCACGAGCGCACCGACCCCGGACCGAAGTCGGAGTTGACCGCCGGGTGGGGAGACCCGGCGATCATACTGCGCTGCGGTGTGGAGCGGCCCCCCGAGATGTCCGATCCCGAGGTCGCCAAGTCGGACGGC from Streptomyces flavofungini includes:
- a CDS encoding DUF3515 domain-containing protein — encoded protein: MNFPRLRRRSLIGAAACATLIASTACSSTDDPASVVVPSPAAKAAGLCRDLHAQLPKKVDGHERTDPGPKSELTAGWGDPAIILRCGVERPPEMSDPEVAKSDGVKVNGVAWLLQKRDDGSYVFTTALRLAYVEVTLPKERTGDGLGPLTDFAAPIKKTVPKGVA